One segment of Haloplanus natans DSM 17983 DNA contains the following:
- the rnhB gene encoding ribonuclease HII has translation MQIGADEAGKGPVLGPMVAAAVRAPADAVPDAVDDSKRLAPARRATLADRLRSDTAVDVGVAVVPPARIDDPETDMNSLTVAAQAEAVAAVAAEGDAVTVDAGDVDAERFGRRVAEGVDAAVTMRSEHRADETHAHVAAASIVAKVERDARIDALADAYGEVGSGYPSDERTRAFLAAYVRENGSLPDCARASWSTCDDVLAAAEQSSLADF, from the coding sequence ATGCAGATCGGTGCCGACGAGGCGGGCAAGGGGCCGGTGCTCGGGCCGATGGTCGCGGCGGCGGTCCGGGCGCCGGCCGACGCGGTTCCCGACGCTGTCGACGACTCGAAACGGCTCGCGCCGGCCCGTCGAGCGACGCTGGCCGACAGGCTCCGGAGCGACACTGCCGTCGATGTCGGCGTCGCCGTCGTCCCGCCGGCCCGCATCGACGATCCGGAGACGGACATGAACTCGTTGACCGTCGCGGCACAGGCCGAGGCGGTCGCGGCGGTGGCGGCCGAGGGCGACGCCGTGACCGTCGACGCGGGCGACGTGGACGCCGAACGGTTCGGGCGGCGGGTCGCCGAGGGCGTCGACGCCGCAGTGACGATGCGGTCCGAGCATCGCGCCGACGAGACACACGCCCACGTCGCGGCGGCGAGCATCGTCGCCAAAGTCGAGCGTGACGCCCGTATCGATGCGCTCGCGGACGCCTACGGCGAGGTGGGCAGCGGCTATCCGAGCGACGAGCGGACCCGGGCGTTTCTGGCCGCGTACGTTCGCGAGAACGGATCGTTGCCCGACTGCGCGCGGGCGTCGTGGTCGACCTGCGACGACGTGCTCGCGGCCGCCGAGCAGTCGTCGCTCGCGGACTTCTAA
- a CDS encoding preprotein translocase subunit SecD, whose protein sequence is MGTVRENWRVILLILVLVGSLFALFSPTMAEDGSDAAGLASSGVTNLQYGLQLSGGTRIRAPLVGVTAEGVEFGGDQPPAIEQAVAGELDGVTVADVIVRPTSQTGGTVEVTIDGVSPQDLGNALEAAGYTYEETREGVTEQTRAQAVDILSNKINEAGLSGGTVQQIQTPTGENYILIEVPDENRQRVVDLVNQRGSVRVDAYYPTDSGYEQRTVLEQDDFQSIGNAQQGGEGQLPNVPVVVRESVAPEFQQAMIRTGLASQGGSRCSYTTNPNGTDACLLLIVDGQVVNSFGMSPGLASGMRSGEWAQDPRFILQTRNFSAARQVAINLRAGALPAPLDIGPDGAGTSSFVSPSQGQQFRTDSLLTGIIAVFAVSGVVFVRYGELEVALPMVVTALSEVVILLGFAAGIGYPLDLSVIAGFIAVIGTGVDDLIIIADEVMAEGDVNSRRVFQSRFKKAFWVIGAAAATTIIAMSPLAVLSLGDLQGFAIFTILGVVVGVLLTRPAYGDILRALLTRDS, encoded by the coding sequence ATGGGTACGGTCCGTGAGAACTGGCGGGTCATCCTCCTGATCCTCGTGCTCGTGGGCAGCCTCTTCGCGCTATTTTCGCCCACGATGGCCGAGGACGGCAGCGACGCGGCGGGCCTCGCGAGTAGCGGGGTGACGAATCTCCAGTACGGCCTGCAGCTCTCCGGCGGGACGCGCATCCGCGCGCCGCTGGTGGGCGTCACCGCCGAGGGCGTCGAGTTCGGCGGCGATCAGCCGCCGGCGATAGAGCAGGCCGTGGCCGGCGAACTCGACGGCGTGACCGTCGCCGACGTCATCGTCCGCCCGACATCCCAGACGGGGGGCACGGTCGAGGTGACCATCGACGGCGTGAGCCCACAGGACCTCGGGAACGCCCTCGAAGCCGCGGGGTATACTTACGAGGAGACGCGGGAGGGCGTCACCGAGCAGACGCGCGCCCAGGCCGTCGACATCCTCTCGAACAAGATCAACGAGGCGGGCCTCTCCGGCGGGACCGTCCAGCAGATTCAGACGCCGACGGGTGAGAACTACATCCTCATCGAGGTGCCGGACGAGAACCGTCAGCGCGTGGTCGACCTGGTGAACCAGCGCGGGAGCGTCCGCGTCGACGCCTACTACCCGACCGACAGCGGATACGAACAGCGGACTGTGCTCGAACAGGACGACTTCCAGAGCATCGGTAACGCCCAGCAGGGCGGCGAGGGTCAGTTGCCGAACGTCCCGGTCGTGGTGCGCGAGAGCGTCGCCCCCGAGTTCCAGCAGGCGATGATTCGGACGGGCCTCGCAAGCCAGGGCGGCTCGCGATGTTCCTACACGACGAACCCCAACGGCACCGACGCCTGTCTCCTGCTGATCGTCGACGGACAGGTCGTCAACTCCTTCGGGATGAGCCCGGGGCTGGCGTCCGGGATGCGTTCCGGCGAGTGGGCACAGGACCCCCGGTTCATCCTGCAGACCCGGAACTTCAGCGCGGCGCGACAGGTGGCGATCAACCTGCGCGCCGGCGCGCTCCCCGCGCCCCTCGACATCGGGCCGGACGGTGCGGGGACCTCCTCGTTTGTCTCCCCGAGTCAGGGCCAGCAGTTCCGAACCGATTCGCTGTTGACCGGGATCATCGCGGTGTTCGCCGTCTCGGGCGTCGTCTTCGTCCGCTACGGTGAACTCGAGGTGGCCCTGCCGATGGTCGTCACCGCGCTCTCGGAGGTGGTGATCCTCCTCGGGTTCGCGGCCGGCATCGGCTACCCGCTCGACCTCTCGGTCATCGCCGGCTTCATCGCCGTCATCGGGACGGGGGTGGACGACCTCATCATCATCGCCGACGAGGTGATGGCCGAGGGCGACGTGAACAGTCGCCGCGTCTTCCAGTCCCGGTTCAAGAAGGCGTTCTGGGTCATCGGCGCCGCCGCCGCGACGACCATCATCGCGATGAGTCCGCTCGCGGTCCTCTCGCTCGGCGACCTGCAGGGCTTTGCCATCTTCACCATCCTCGGGGTCGTCGTGGGCGTTTTGCTCACGCGCCCGGCGTACGGTGACATCCTGCGGGCGCTGCTGACGCGGGACAGTTAG
- a CDS encoding phosphoribosylaminoimidazolesuccinocarboxamide synthase produces MTSVKEFRVEHEPTAAATGRGRFAFTDDYSVFDWGAMPDRIPEKGRSLCTMGAFNFERLEAAGVPTHYRGVGPDAVPLDDAEAAPRELAIELVQVPDLPFSAGAYDYDAYHGAAGTNYLIPLEIVFRNTVPVGSSLRTRGEPSNYGLDHDSWPDGPVDLPEPVVEFSTKYEEQDRYLDRSEAERIAGAADVDALDDLAREVNRVVTDRAAETGFVHEDGKIECCYVDGEVRVADVVGTFDENRFAYAGQEVSKEVVRQYYKRAHPEWVEAVGEAKAAADRQGVADWRPLCDVAPNPLPESVITAVADMYAAGANAYTGSAWFDAPDIGDAVDAVRNL; encoded by the coding sequence ATGACCAGCGTCAAGGAGTTCCGCGTCGAGCACGAACCCACGGCGGCGGCGACGGGGCGCGGGCGCTTCGCCTTCACCGACGACTACTCCGTCTTCGACTGGGGGGCGATGCCCGACCGGATTCCGGAGAAGGGCCGCAGCCTCTGTACGATGGGCGCGTTCAACTTCGAACGGCTGGAGGCCGCGGGCGTCCCCACCCACTACCGTGGCGTCGGCCCCGACGCCGTGCCCCTCGACGACGCCGAGGCGGCGCCGCGCGAACTCGCCATCGAACTCGTGCAGGTGCCGGACCTGCCCTTTTCCGCGGGCGCGTACGACTACGACGCCTACCACGGCGCGGCGGGCACGAACTACCTGATCCCCCTGGAAATCGTCTTCCGAAACACGGTGCCCGTGGGGTCGAGTCTCCGGACCCGTGGCGAGCCGAGCAACTACGGCCTCGACCACGACTCGTGGCCGGACGGGCCGGTCGACCTGCCGGAGCCGGTCGTCGAGTTCTCGACGAAATACGAGGAGCAGGACCGGTATCTCGACCGAAGCGAGGCCGAACGCATCGCGGGCGCCGCCGACGTCGACGCCCTCGACGACCTGGCGCGCGAGGTGAACCGCGTCGTCACCGACCGAGCGGCCGAAACGGGCTTCGTCCACGAGGATGGCAAGATCGAGTGTTGCTACGTCGACGGCGAGGTTCGGGTGGCGGACGTGGTGGGGACGTTCGACGAGAACCGCTTCGCCTACGCGGGACAGGAGGTGTCGAAAGAGGTGGTGCGTCAGTACTACAAGCGGGCCCACCCCGAGTGGGTCGAGGCGGTGGGCGAGGCGAAGGCGGCGGCCGACCGACAGGGCGTGGCCGACTGGCGACCGCTGTGTGACGTGGCACCCAACCCGCTTCCCGAAAGCGTGATCACCGCCGTCGCCGATATGTACGCGGCGGGGGCGAACGCTTACACGGGCAGCGCGTGGTTCGACGCGCCGGACATCGGGGACGCGGTGGACGCGGTGCGAAACCTGTAG
- the purS gene encoding phosphoribosylformylglycinamidine synthase subunit PurS: MTAYTATVTVRLKRGVLDPEAETTQRALERLGFELEDLRSADRFEIDLDAESVAAAEERADEMAERLLANPTIHDYEVGVTER; the protein is encoded by the coding sequence ATGACGGCATACACCGCGACGGTCACGGTGCGACTCAAGCGGGGCGTCCTCGATCCGGAGGCGGAGACGACCCAGCGCGCGCTCGAACGACTCGGGTTCGAACTCGAGGACCTCCGGTCGGCCGACCGGTTCGAGATCGACCTCGACGCCGAATCAGTCGCCGCGGCCGAGGAACGCGCCGACGAGATGGCGGAGCGACTGCTCGCGAACCCGACCATCCACGACTACGAGGTTGGGGTCACGGAGCGATGA
- a CDS encoding DUF4112 domain-containing protein codes for MPGASPDTSDVDASGVTVDSDPVTDVDLRRLRDLSYLLDDSIRLPGGYRIGIEPLIGLLPVVGDGVGLAISAYVFAVAARAGVPRATLGRVAVILWLDAVVGSVPLLGDLFDAYWKANLRTANLLDARVADPASAVADRRYLRRVAVVALALTLVVVAVVVALAWWAATRVGVIG; via the coding sequence GTGCCCGGCGCCTCGCCCGACACCTCGGATGTCGACGCGTCCGGCGTCACCGTCGATTCCGACCCCGTGACCGATGTCGACCTCCGGCGCCTCCGCGACCTGAGCTACCTGCTCGACGACTCGATCCGGCTCCCCGGCGGCTACCGGATCGGCATCGAACCGCTGATCGGCCTCCTGCCCGTCGTCGGCGACGGCGTCGGCCTCGCCATCTCGGCGTACGTCTTCGCCGTCGCCGCCCGCGCCGGCGTCCCGCGGGCGACGCTCGGCCGCGTCGCCGTCATCCTCTGGCTCGACGCCGTCGTCGGGAGCGTCCCCCTCCTCGGCGACCTGTTCGACGCCTACTGGAAGGCGAACCTGCGGACGGCGAACCTGCTCGACGCCCGCGTCGCCGACCCCGCGAGCGCGGTCGCCGACCGCCGGTATCTGCGCCGGGTAGCCGTCGTCGCCCTCGCTCTCACGCTCGTCGTCGTCGCCGTCGTCGTCGCCCTCGCGTGGTGGGCCGCGACCCGGGTCGGCGTGATCGGATAG
- the msrA gene encoding peptide-methionine (S)-S-oxide reductase MsrA: MTDDHALATLAGGCFWCLEAPFQELRGVHAVTSGYAGGDTPDPTYEAVCSGSTGHAEVVQVEYDPDRISYADLLAVFFALHNPTTKDRQGPDVGSQYRSAIFTHDDDQRVVAEATVERLADDYDDPIVTEVEPLETFYPAEDYHQDYYANNPQRAYCQVQVRPKLQKVREQFAAQVAED; the protein is encoded by the coding sequence ATGACGGACGATCACGCACTCGCGACGCTCGCGGGCGGCTGTTTCTGGTGTCTCGAAGCACCGTTTCAGGAACTTCGCGGCGTCCACGCCGTCACCTCCGGCTACGCCGGCGGCGACACGCCCGATCCGACCTACGAGGCGGTGTGTTCCGGGTCGACCGGCCACGCCGAAGTCGTCCAGGTCGAATACGACCCCGACCGCATCTCCTACGCCGACCTGCTGGCGGTCTTTTTCGCGCTCCACAACCCGACCACGAAGGACCGACAGGGGCCGGACGTGGGCTCGCAGTACCGCTCGGCTATCTTCACCCACGACGACGACCAGCGGGTGGTTGCGGAGGCGACGGTCGAACGCCTCGCCGACGACTACGACGACCCCATCGTCACCGAAGTCGAGCCACTGGAGACGTTCTATCCCGCCGAGGACTACCACCAGGACTACTACGCCAACAACCCCCAGCGGGCGTACTGTCAGGTGCAGGTCCGGCCGAAGCTACAGAAGGTTCGCGAGCAGTTCGCGGCACAGGTGGCCGAGGACTGA
- the secF gene encoding protein translocase subunit SecF — MVAFEVPEIDYTRYTNRQLAAVPLAVLAIALLIIAGWYVATGVPVNPGLEFTGGAELRVAVDAPDGQAREQIRAAFDPAPESIRGVPSDNTYILTFQTEEVGVSALEEQARAAGFEVASSYTVSPSFGSRTQLLALGGVAFAFLGMSALVFLMFRTFVPSIAVVISAFSDIVIPVALMNVLGIELTLGTVAALLMIIGYSVDSDILLNNHILRRSGGFYESTYRAMRTGVTMTLTSLAAMVVMTIVATLFGIQLLAAIGTVLVFGLTTDLLNTYMLNLSLLRWYKYEGVGN; from the coding sequence ATGGTAGCGTTCGAAGTACCGGAGATCGATTACACCCGGTACACGAATCGCCAGCTCGCGGCGGTGCCACTCGCGGTGCTCGCCATCGCCCTCCTGATCATCGCAGGGTGGTACGTCGCGACCGGCGTGCCGGTCAATCCCGGCCTCGAATTCACCGGCGGCGCCGAGCTTCGGGTCGCCGTCGACGCACCGGACGGGCAGGCACGCGAGCAGATACGGGCGGCGTTCGATCCCGCACCCGAGTCGATCCGGGGCGTGCCCTCCGACAACACCTACATTCTGACCTTCCAGACCGAGGAGGTGGGCGTCTCGGCGCTCGAAGAGCAGGCGCGAGCGGCCGGCTTCGAGGTGGCGTCGAGCTACACCGTCTCGCCCTCCTTCGGGTCGCGGACGCAACTGCTCGCCCTCGGCGGCGTCGCCTTCGCCTTCCTGGGCATGAGCGCGCTCGTTTTCCTCATGTTCCGGACGTTCGTGCCTTCGATAGCAGTCGTCATCTCGGCGTTTTCCGACATCGTGATCCCGGTGGCGCTGATGAACGTCCTCGGCATCGAACTCACGCTGGGGACCGTCGCTGCGCTCCTCATGATCATCGGGTACAGCGTCGACTCCGACATCCTGCTCAACAACCACATCCTCAGGCGGTCGGGCGGGTTCTACGAGTCGACGTACCGGGCGATGCGGACCGGCGTCACCATGACGCTCACGTCGCTCGCGGCGATGGTCGTCATGACCATCGTGGCGACGCTGTTCGGCATCCAACTCCTCGCCGCCATCGGGACCGTCCTCGTGTTCGGACTCACGACTGACCTCCTGAACACCTACATGCTCAACCTGAGCCTCCTTCGCTGGTACAAATACGAGGGGGTGGGGAACTGA
- a CDS encoding tRNA pseudouridine(54/55) synthase Pus10 has translation MSLLDDARRLAATGPVCDACLGRVFADRSFGLTNAERGRSLRVAAAIDDDEPFDPVDRTDCWVCEGRCADFDDWAERAAESVDGIEFDTYQVGTRTPPLIEENERLLREEVGADPDAGEAFKSEFNREVGKRVGRRTGTEVDFERPDVQFVLDLDANRVETTINSAFVYGRYRKLERDIPQTEWPCRECDGSGRQGSQPCDHCGGSGYLYDRSVEGLTAPLVEDVMDGVDATFHGAGREDVDARMLGTGRPFVVEVKEPRRRDIDVARLESDINAFADGAVEVEGLRLATYEMVERVKRLDASKTYRAAVEFDDPVDADALADAVAALDGATVEQYTPRRVDHRRANLTRTREVYDISGDLDDPTHATVEIHGAGGLYVKELVSGDDGRTEPSLAGLLGVGARVTALDVLAVAGEDEPFEDEAYFAEPPGT, from the coding sequence ATGAGCCTCCTCGACGACGCCCGCCGCCTCGCCGCGACCGGCCCGGTGTGTGATGCGTGTCTGGGGCGCGTCTTCGCCGACCGGAGCTTCGGGTTGACCAACGCCGAGCGTGGCCGGTCGCTCCGCGTCGCCGCCGCCATCGACGACGACGAGCCGTTCGACCCCGTCGACCGTACGGACTGCTGGGTCTGTGAGGGCCGCTGTGCCGACTTCGACGACTGGGCCGAACGTGCCGCCGAGTCCGTCGACGGCATCGAGTTCGACACCTACCAGGTCGGCACCCGCACGCCGCCCCTGATCGAGGAGAACGAGCGCCTGCTCCGCGAGGAGGTCGGCGCCGATCCCGACGCCGGCGAGGCGTTCAAGTCGGAGTTCAACCGCGAAGTCGGCAAGCGCGTCGGCCGCCGCACCGGCACCGAGGTGGACTTCGAGCGCCCGGACGTGCAGTTCGTCCTCGATTTGGACGCCAATCGCGTGGAGACGACGATCAACTCCGCGTTCGTCTACGGTCGCTACCGCAAGCTCGAACGCGACATCCCCCAGACGGAGTGGCCGTGTCGGGAGTGCGACGGGAGCGGACGGCAGGGGAGCCAGCCCTGCGATCACTGCGGCGGGTCGGGCTATCTCTACGACCGGAGCGTCGAGGGGCTGACCGCGCCCCTCGTCGAGGACGTGATGGACGGCGTCGACGCCACCTTCCACGGCGCCGGCCGCGAGGACGTGGACGCCCGGATGCTCGGCACCGGCCGGCCGTTCGTCGTCGAGGTGAAAGAGCCCCGGCGCCGCGATATCGACGTGGCGCGGCTCGAATCCGACATCAACGCCTTCGCCGACGGCGCCGTCGAGGTGGAGGGGCTTCGCCTCGCCACCTACGAGATGGTCGAACGGGTCAAGCGACTGGACGCGAGCAAGACCTACCGCGCCGCCGTCGAGTTCGACGACCCGGTCGACGCCGACGCCCTCGCCGACGCCGTGGCGGCACTCGACGGCGCGACGGTCGAGCAGTACACGCCCCGGCGGGTCGACCACCGCCGGGCGAACCTGACCCGCACTCGCGAGGTGTACGACATCTCGGGCGACCTCGACGATCCGACCCACGCCACGGTCGAGATTCACGGCGCCGGCGGCCTCTACGTGAAGGAACTCGTCTCCGGCGACGACGGGCGGACGGAGCCCAGCCTCGCCGGACTGCTGGGCGTCGGCGCGCGCGTCACTGCCCTCGACGTGCTCGCCGTGGCGGGCGAAGACGAACCGTTCGAGGACGAGGCGTACTTCGCGGAGCCGCCGGGTACATAG
- the purQ gene encoding phosphoribosylformylglycinamidine synthase I yields the protein MTVAVIQFGGSNCDRDSVRALTHLGIDAERVWYEDGLPADATGVMLPGGFSYGDYLRAGVMAARTPILEDVREAASRGVPVLGVCNGAQIGCEAGLTPGAFTINESARFQCERVHVRIENADTPWTRAYDEGDVLELPIAHGEGRFEANDETYDRLVNEDRILLRYCDSEGAVTDDANPNGSRGSVAGVLGDRETVAVMMPHPERATLPDLGGTDGAGLLRGFEAALAEV from the coding sequence ATGACGGTCGCGGTGATCCAGTTCGGCGGGAGCAACTGCGACCGTGACTCAGTGCGCGCGCTCACGCATCTCGGTATCGACGCCGAACGCGTCTGGTACGAGGACGGCCTGCCCGCCGACGCGACGGGCGTGATGCTCCCCGGCGGTTTCTCCTACGGCGACTACCTCCGCGCGGGCGTGATGGCGGCCCGGACCCCGATCCTCGAAGACGTGCGCGAGGCCGCAAGCCGTGGCGTCCCCGTCCTCGGTGTCTGTAACGGTGCCCAGATCGGCTGTGAAGCCGGCCTCACGCCCGGCGCGTTCACGATCAACGAGAGCGCACGCTTCCAGTGTGAGCGCGTCCACGTCCGCATCGAGAACGCCGACACGCCGTGGACCCGCGCGTACGACGAGGGCGACGTACTCGAACTCCCCATCGCCCACGGCGAAGGGCGCTTCGAGGCGAACGACGAGACGTACGACCGCCTCGTGAACGAGGATCGGATCCTGCTTCGCTACTGCGATTCTGAGGGCGCCGTCACCGACGACGCCAACCCCAACGGTTCACGGGGATCGGTGGCGGGCGTCCTCGGCGACCGGGAGACGGTGGCCGTGATGATGCCTCACCCGGAACGCGCGACGCTCCCGGATCTCGGCGGGACGGACGGCGCCGGCCTGCTTCGCGGGTTCGAGGCGGCGCTGGCGGAGGTCTGA
- a CDS encoding helix-turn-helix domain-containing protein: MGLVAEYAIPCDGLPLVGVAAAVPDATLEVEIQFNHGARPPFLVYATHDDHAPIERAFEPSDFVDQYVLVGQAGETRRYQVRPAVSMKAQLGDHLDDLDDLRALATAEAIVERIRVTPTGWVQTGWFADRAAFDEFRTFWVRNDCFALRRLTRDGDPEPPGNGLTDRQREALRIAYEMGYFEVPRRASLDDVATELGISASALSERLRRAQTRVIETTVASTWPPLPDGT; this comes from the coding sequence ATGGGACTTGTCGCCGAGTACGCGATCCCATGTGACGGCCTGCCGCTCGTCGGCGTCGCGGCCGCCGTCCCCGACGCGACGCTGGAGGTGGAGATTCAGTTCAACCACGGCGCCCGCCCCCCGTTTCTCGTCTACGCGACCCACGACGACCACGCCCCGATCGAACGGGCGTTCGAGCCGTCGGACTTCGTCGACCAATATGTGCTGGTAGGGCAGGCGGGCGAGACGCGGCGCTATCAGGTGCGGCCGGCAGTCAGCATGAAGGCCCAGCTGGGCGACCATCTCGACGACCTCGACGACCTCCGGGCGCTGGCGACGGCCGAGGCGATCGTCGAACGGATTCGAGTGACCCCGACGGGCTGGGTGCAGACCGGCTGGTTCGCCGACCGAGCGGCGTTCGACGAGTTTCGGACGTTCTGGGTGCGCAACGACTGCTTCGCGCTCCGGCGACTCACCCGCGACGGCGACCCCGAGCCACCGGGCAACGGCCTCACCGACCGCCAGCGCGAGGCGCTCCGCATCGCCTACGAGATGGGCTATTTCGAGGTTCCACGGCGCGCGTCGCTCGACGACGTGGCCACCGAACTCGGCATCTCCGCCTCGGCGCTCTCCGAACGCCTCCGCCGAGCCCAGACGCGGGTGATCGAGACGACCGTCGCCTCGACGTGGCCGCCGTTACCCGACGGGACATAA